gagaagagggagaagaagaataaagaaagataaagaggtttttattgtcattgtagtgagcaacgaaattccgtttggcagctctcagccagcagcagtgtataatagtaataataataataacaacaatgtacaaGATAAGAATatacaaaaggaatgaaaaacaTTACGTTGTACAGCATCTAAAATGTGTGCAATCAGTGCAGTGCAAACAGAGTATGAAGTGAAGTGTTTGGTGGGGGGGTGCTAGCTGTTTAGGAGTGAGTTGCAGCtagcacaggtgtgtgtgtgtgtgtgtgtgtgtgtgtgtgtgtgtgtgtgtgtgtgtgtgtgtgtgtgtgtgtgtgtgtgtgtgtgtgtgtgtgtgtgtgtgtgtgtgtgtgtgtgtgtgtgtgttcctcagtctgtttgttgttgttatggttcTGTACCTCCTCCTGATGGGGGGACAGACAGACTGGGTCGGGTGtctgggtgttctgggtgttctgggtgtcctgggtgttctgggtgttctgtcctgggtgttctgggtgttctgggtgtcCTGGGTTCTGTGTCTGGTcctgggtgttctgggtgttctgggtgttctgggtgttctgggtgtcctgggtgttctgggtgttctgggtgttctgggtgtcctgggtgttctgggtgttctgggtgttctgggtgttctgggtCCTTGCTGATGTTGCTAGCCTTCTTGTGTAGACAGCTAGCATAAACCGTGTCCAGAGTCAGAGCTTGGTTCCTCCGATCCTCTGAGCTGTTCTAACTACCCGGGTCTCTCCGGCTCTCTGCTGTGCAGCTGGTGTACCACAAGGGTGGCGCAGTGGCAGAGGATTGACTCTGTGGGGCTCCTGTAGAAGTTGACCAGGAGCTGAGAGGGGAGTTTGGCTTCTTTGAGtttcctgaagaagaagagcctCTGTTGGGCTTTCTCCACCAGGTGGGAGGTGCTAAGGGCCCATGTCAGATCCTTTGTGATGTGGATTCACTTAcactctccacctcctcaccgtttatgtggagggggggaggtgtGGTCTTCCTGGTTCTCCTGAAGTCCACGATGATCTCTTTGGTTTTTATAGTGTTAAGGAGCAGGTTATTGTCAGTACACCACTCCACCAGGTGTTGTACCTCCTCTCTGTAGAGCGCCTCCTCGTTGATCAGTCCTactacagtgatgtcatcagtgaaCCTCACTATAGTGTCAGAGGAGTGGATGGGTGTGAAGGGTGAAGAGGCCTGAGCACAGAGCTGCTCCTGTGTTCaggatgaggatggaggaggtgcagaagaagaagaagaagaagaaggagaagaagaaggaggaggaggagaagaagagggagaagaaggagaagttGGTAAATAACTAATCTGAGCTGGTTCTCTGATTACAGTTGGTCATGTGATACAGCAGACTGtagtttcacttcctgttctctcattttgtcttttactcTTACTGGTATAAATCTAACTTCCTGttagcagacacacacacacacacacacacacacacacacacacacacacacggtatatgttcatgtgtgttttcagactCTTCACTCTTTCAACAGAACGCTGGACTTCTTCAGAGAAGGTGAGACGCttcatgtttctgtttgagGAGCTGATGAATACCACagaacacaaatacatttactgagTACTGCTGTGAGGTACACAGCAGGGTACTTGTACTTTCTACTTCTCCACCTCTAgcttaatattgtacttttactgtactacagctcagagtaaatattgtacttttactacatttatataCCTTCAGTCGTGAAGTATTCTCACAGTGagatattagtacttttacttcctgGTCTGTCTGTTGGGTTAATCAATAAGTCTTATTGGTCCTGATCGTCTCTGGATGTCCTCCATGTTGTGGATCAGCTGGTTGTGATGGCAGAACCAGAGAGCACCGAACACCGGACTGAGACGGACCGGATCCCTGCAGGTTCAAATAACTGTCCTacaatcttcttcttcttcttcttcttcttcttcttcttcttcttcttcttcttcttcttcttcttcttcttcttcttcttcttcttcttcttcttcttcttcttcttcttcttcttcttcttcttcttcttcttcttcttcttcttcttcttcttcttcttcttcttcttctcctccttcttctcacCAGGATGAGACAAGTTTATATTATTACAGGCTGCATCTCTCCTTTATAGAAGAAACCTTTataagtggtgtgtgtgtgtgtgtgtgtgtgtgtgtgtgtgtgtgtgtgtgtgtgtgtgtgtgtgtgtgtgtgtgtgtgtgtgtgtgtgtgtgtgtgtgtgtgatgaaccTCCCAGTTGTTCCAGTTTGACCACTAAGGAGTTGCAGCAGAACTGGagggaggtgaagaagagagagcGACCCGTCCGGCTGCTGTTTGAAATCCCGTCGACTCGGATCATCGAACACGTTCTGTCCAAACACGTGGTGAGACCTGGAGGACCGGTGTCCCTCAACTGTGCTCTGGTTATTCTTTGTAGCTCACAGCTTTCAAAGCAAGATGATGAAGTGGTTCGTAGAACGGCAACATCCACCTGTGGatcaatacaacaacaacatctacaTAAACCAtccatgtttcctgtctgtctccatgtttcctgtttgtctccatgtttcctgtctgtctccatgtttcctctttgtctccatgtttcctctttgtctccatgtttcctgtttgtctccatgtttcctctttgtctccatgtttcctctttgtctccatgtttcctgtgtctccatgtttcctctttgtctccatgtttcctctttgtctccatgtttctcctccatgtttcctgtttgtctccatgtttcctctttgtctccatgtttcctctgtctccatgtttcctctttgtctccatgtttcctgtctgtctccatgtttcctgtctgtctccatgtttcctgtctgtctccatgtttcctgtctgtctccatgtttcctctttgtctccatgtttcctgtctgtctccatgtttcctgtctgtctccaggtGTACGAGGTCGTGGTGATGCGCTCCGGCAGCTTCGATTCCCGCCGTGTGTCTGTCGAGCGCCGTTACAGCGACTTCCTCCGCTTCCACCACAAACTGCTGGAGGAGTTCAacgaggagctggaggaggtggtTTTCCCCCGGAAACTCTTGAGCAGGAACTTCTGCCCCGAGTTGATCTCAGAGCGCCGCCTCGCCCTCCAGGACTACCTGGCTAAACTTTTCGCCACGCGCTGCGTTCGATACTCGCCTCATTTCCCAAAGTTCTTCACAGAGTCGGAGCAGAAACGAGCCCACAGTCTGCTGCGAGCCGGACAGTTCCAGCTCGCCGTGAAGGATCTGCAGACGGttctggaggtggaggagaagctgTTACCGTGGCAGAACCCCACCCTGATCGTACCCACCCTCTCCGCCCTCGCCGTCTGCTACCGGGACCTGGAGCAACCAGAACAGGCGTTCGCTGCAGCTCAGAGAGCTCTGCCGCCGACGAGACGCTACGGACTGAAACGCTACCGAGCCTCGCTGCTGGACCTGCTGGTGGACTTAGGTTATCAGCTGGGACGTCCGGTGGCCCAGTTACAGGAGGAGCTGACGGTCCTGAGGGACGCCGAGAGGGGGGAGGTGTCCTCCCGCTCTCTGAAGGAGTTAGTGGTCCACGAGTTCACCTGAGTCTCTGGAGGAGTTAGTGGTCCACGAGTTCACCTGAGTCTGTTAGGACTTAGTGGTCCACAGGTCCTTCATTTTATaactaatgtatttattaatgtgtgCTCTGTTTACTTGGACCACTTGGCCTCAGAGGACTTTATTCCAGAGACCACTTCCTCTTTGGACTCTGGTCCAGAAACAGAACTCTCCCTGTGAAGTGAATCTGCTCCGTCATCTCTTTAGAGGAACTCGTCTTCCTGCCGTGCACCGTCGGCTCTGATTGACCAACAGACAAACTGTGTTTCAACACAAAGACTGGAGGTGCCCCAACGgttacccagcatgcatcactgtgtgtgttgactCTTCATCACAGAGAACACTGAACAACGgactgatttattatttgtctttaacATGTCAAACTTCTAAGATatatcttataatatatatatatatatatatatatatatatatatatatatatatatatatatatatatatattataatatatatatatattataatatatatatatattataatatatatatatattataatatatatatatattataatatacagtgggggaaataattatttgatcccttgccgattttgtaagtttgcccactgacaaagaaatgaacgatctataattgttatggtaggtttattttaacagtgagagacagaatataaaaaaataatccagaaaatcacattatataaaagttataaattgatttgcatttgattgagtgaaataagtatttgagcccctaccaaccagcaagaattctggctcccacataccggttagattagtcctttcactttaagaaagtactctgaatctcaactcgttacctgtatgaaagacatctgtctcagttcattacctgtataaaagacacctgtccacagaatcaatcaatcagattccaacctctccaccatgggcaagaccaaagagctgtctaaggacgtcggggcaaatattgtagacctgcacaaggctggaatgggctacaagaccatcggaaagcagctcggtgagaaggagacaactgttggtgcgattattcggaaatggaagaaacacaaaatgaccatcaatcgccctcagtctggggctccacgcaagatctggcctcgtggggtatcgatgatcatgagaaaggtgagggatcagcccagaactacacgggaggaacttgttcatgatctcaagacagctgggaccacagtcaccaagaaaaccattggtaacacactacgccgtcatggattaaaatcctgcagcgcctgcaaggtccccctgctcaagaaggcacatgtacaggcccgtctgaagtctgccaatgaacacctgaatgattcagagaaggcttgggagaagataatgtggtcagatgagaccaaaatcgagctatttggcatcaactcaacttgccatgtttggaggaagagaaatgctgattataaccccaagaacaccatccccaccgtcaagcatggaggtggaaacattatgctttgggggtgtttctctgctaaggggacaggacgacttcaccgcatcgaggggaggatggatggggccatgtaccgtgaaatctacggcgacaacctccttccctcagccaggacactgaacgtgggtcgtggatgggtcttccagcacgacaatgacccaaaacatacggccaaggcaacaaaggagtggctcaagaagaagcacattaaggtcatggagtggcctagccagtctccg
This is a stretch of genomic DNA from Anoplopoma fimbria isolate UVic2021 breed Golden Eagle Sablefish chromosome 19, Afim_UVic_2022, whole genome shotgun sequence. It encodes these proteins:
- the snx20 gene encoding sorting nexin-20 isoform X1, translated to MFMCVFRLFTLSTERWTSSEKLVVMAEPESTEHRTETDRIPADEPPSCSSLTTKELQQNWREVKKRERPVRLLFEIPSTRIIEHVLSKHVVYEVVVMRSGSFDSRRVSVERRYSDFLRFHHKLLEEFNEELEEVVFPRKLLSRNFCPELISERRLALQDYLAKLFATRCVRYSPHFPKFFTESEQKRAHSLLRAGQFQLAVKDLQTVLEVEEKLLPWQNPTLIVPTLSALAVCYRDLEQPEQAFAAAQRALPPTRRYGLKRYRASLLDLLVDLGYQLGRPVAQLQEELTVLRDAERGEVSSRSLKELVVHEFT
- the snx20 gene encoding sorting nexin-20 isoform X2 produces the protein MAEPESTEHRTETDRIPADEPPSCSSLTTKELQQNWREVKKRERPVRLLFEIPSTRIIEHVLSKHVVYEVVVMRSGSFDSRRVSVERRYSDFLRFHHKLLEEFNEELEEVVFPRKLLSRNFCPELISERRLALQDYLAKLFATRCVRYSPHFPKFFTESEQKRAHSLLRAGQFQLAVKDLQTVLEVEEKLLPWQNPTLIVPTLSALAVCYRDLEQPEQAFAAAQRALPPTRRYGLKRYRASLLDLLVDLGYQLGRPVAQLQEELTVLRDAERGEVSSRSLKELVVHEFT